A genome region from Cinclus cinclus chromosome 29, bCinCin1.1, whole genome shotgun sequence includes the following:
- the STARD7 gene encoding stAR-related lipid transfer protein 7, mitochondrial isoform X1, giving the protein MWRPLAALAARGASGARGGAGNSPGARSASGPPARDRPLLLLLLSLLARRGGCGRAPRAWGHRGIASGTGRGAGTGRGGGRGTASGTGTGTGKRSGSGSGSGPGSGGSSGRGRWGAPRGRLMAALGPAAFVWDGQRIEEEELRRSAQELQRLENPEEFREQERPWELIMEREHFRLWRRPIPGSALFQYRVFGSYTDVTPRQFFNVQLDTEYRKKWDSLVLKLDVVERDPATGSEIVHWVTQFPYPMYSRDYVYVRRYSADSDRNLMVLVSRAVEHPGIPEDPEHVRVRSYESHMVIRPHRSFDENGFDYLLTYSDNPQTVFPRYCLSWMVSSGMPEFLEKLHSAALKAKKMELEVRDYLSPAKGPEPCGTPRLEYA; this is encoded by the exons aTGTGGCGGCCGCTGGCCGCGCTCGCCGCCCGCGGGGCCAGCGGAgcccgcggcggggccggcaACAGCCCCGGGGCCCGCTCCGCCTCCGGGCCGCCCGCGCGGGACcggccgctgctgctgctgctgctctcgCTGCTCGCCCGCCGCGGCGGCTGCGGGAGGGCGCCGCGGGCCTGGGGACACCGGGGCATCGCCAGCGGGACCGGGAGAGGAGCCGGGACCGGGAGAGGAGGCGGACGAGGAACCGCgagcggcaccggcaccggcaccgggaaAAGAAGCGGGAGCGGCAGCGGGAGCGGCCCCGGGAGCGGCGGCTCCTCCGGGCGGGGCCGCTGGGGAGCGCCCCGGGGCCGGCTGATGGCCGCGCTCGGCCCCGCGGCCTTCGTGTGGGACGGACAGCGCATCGAGGAGGAGGAGCTGCGGCG GTCGGCGCAGGAGCTGCAGCGCTTGGAGAATCCCGAGGAATTCCGGGAGCAGGAGCGGCCCTGGGAGCTGATCATGGAACGGGAGCACTTCCGGCTCTGGCGCCGCCCCATCCCGGGATCCGCCCTGTTCCAGTACCGAG TTTTCGGCTCCTACACGGACGTCACTCCCAGGCAATTCTTCAACGTCCAG CTGGACACGGAGTACCGGAAGAAGTGGGACTCTCTGGTGCTCAAACTGGACGTGGTGGAGAGAGACCCGGCCACGGGCTCGGAGATCGTGCACTGGGTGACGCAATTCCCG tACCCGATGTATTCCCGGGATTACGTTTACGTGCGGCGCTACAGCGCGGACAGCGACCGCAACCTCATGGTGCTCGTCTCACG GGCCGTGGAACATCCCGGAATTCCGGAGGATCCCGAGCACGTCCGGGTTCGGAGCTACGAGTCCCACATGGTGATCAGACCCCACCGCAGCTTCGACGAG AACGGCTTCGATTACCTGCTCACCTACAGCGACAACCCCCAGACCGTGTTCCCGCGTTACTGCCTCAGCTGGATGGTGTCCAGCG GAATGCCGGAattcctggagaagctgcaCTCGGCGGCGCTGAAGGCCAAGAAGATGGAGCTGGAAGTTCGGGATTACCTGAGCCCCGCCAAGGGCCCCGAGCCCTGCGGGACCCCGCGCCTGGAATACGCCTGA
- the STARD7 gene encoding stAR-related lipid transfer protein 7, mitochondrial isoform X2, producing the protein MWRPLAALAARGASGARGGAGNSPGARSASGPPARDRPLLLLLLSLLARRGGCGRAPRAWGHRGIASGTGRGAGTGRGGGRGTASGTGTGTGKRSGSGSGSGPGSGGSSGRGRWGAPRGRLMAALGPAAFVWDGQRIEEEELRRSAQELQRLENPEEFREQERPWELIMEREHFRLWRRPIPGSALFQYRVFGSYTDVTPRQFFNVQLDTEYRKKWDSLVLKLDVVERDPATGSEIVHWVTQFPYPMYSRDYVYVRRYSADSDRNLMVLVSRAVEHPGIPEDPEHVRVRSYESHMVIRPHRSFDENGFDYLLDFWECWEFFGIFLGEFFGNYLGIFGGNFSGNFLEIFLGNFFREILGIFFLGI; encoded by the exons aTGTGGCGGCCGCTGGCCGCGCTCGCCGCCCGCGGGGCCAGCGGAgcccgcggcggggccggcaACAGCCCCGGGGCCCGCTCCGCCTCCGGGCCGCCCGCGCGGGACcggccgctgctgctgctgctgctctcgCTGCTCGCCCGCCGCGGCGGCTGCGGGAGGGCGCCGCGGGCCTGGGGACACCGGGGCATCGCCAGCGGGACCGGGAGAGGAGCCGGGACCGGGAGAGGAGGCGGACGAGGAACCGCgagcggcaccggcaccggcaccgggaaAAGAAGCGGGAGCGGCAGCGGGAGCGGCCCCGGGAGCGGCGGCTCCTCCGGGCGGGGCCGCTGGGGAGCGCCCCGGGGCCGGCTGATGGCCGCGCTCGGCCCCGCGGCCTTCGTGTGGGACGGACAGCGCATCGAGGAGGAGGAGCTGCGGCG GTCGGCGCAGGAGCTGCAGCGCTTGGAGAATCCCGAGGAATTCCGGGAGCAGGAGCGGCCCTGGGAGCTGATCATGGAACGGGAGCACTTCCGGCTCTGGCGCCGCCCCATCCCGGGATCCGCCCTGTTCCAGTACCGAG TTTTCGGCTCCTACACGGACGTCACTCCCAGGCAATTCTTCAACGTCCAG CTGGACACGGAGTACCGGAAGAAGTGGGACTCTCTGGTGCTCAAACTGGACGTGGTGGAGAGAGACCCGGCCACGGGCTCGGAGATCGTGCACTGGGTGACGCAATTCCCG tACCCGATGTATTCCCGGGATTACGTTTACGTGCGGCGCTACAGCGCGGACAGCGACCGCAACCTCATGGTGCTCGTCTCACG GGCCGTGGAACATCCCGGAATTCCGGAGGATCCCGAGCACGTCCGGGTTCGGAGCTACGAGTCCCACATGGTGATCAGACCCCACCGCAGCTTCGACGAG AACGGCTTCGATTACCTGCTGGATTtctgggaatgttgggaattttttgggatttttttgggggaattttttgggaattatttgggaatttttggggggaatttttcgGGgaattttttagaaatttttttggggaatttttttagggaaattttgggaattttttttttgggaatttag